The nucleotide sequence TCATCGCCGCGGCTACTCCCGGGGCGACGGAGGCGGCCGTGGCCAGCACGGCCGCCGTTTCGTCGAGGCCGACCGTCAGGTAGGCCACTACGATGATGAGCAGACGGGGGATGGCGAGCGCCGTGACCAGCCAGGGCCCGAAGAAGGCGTCCGCGCGGCGGGAAAGACCCATCCACAAGCCGGCCGCGCCGCCGGCTACGAGCCCCAGGATGGTGGCCGAAAGGACCCGTAGCGTCGTGGCCTCGAGGTGGTAGAGCAGAGGGCCTGCCGTCGTTTCCCGCCACAGGCGCACCGCCACCGTGCGGGGAGACGGGATCAAAGCGGGCCCGGCCTGGCGAGCGGCCCACTCCCAGAGGGTGAGAAGGGCGACGAGACCCAGGGTAGCGAGCAGTGCGTCGCGGCGTCTTGCGTCGGCAAGCATGCCGTGGGCCAGCGCGGGTAGGGTACCGGGATGGCCGCCGGGCACGGGTACGCCACGGGACACGGAACCGGTACTCGAAGGCGTGATCGCCATCGTTGCCACCTCACCGGAGAAAGGAAGAGGTAGGCACCGTAAGAACGGTTACATTATATCAAGTCCCACCGCCGTGGCGGTTGCCGGCCGCGGGCGGTAATCGGCCCGCCGGTGGGCCAGGAAGGGAGCGAGGCAGGGATGCGCGGCGCCAGCGTGGTCAGCGCCCGGCGCGCCGGGCGAATGGTGGTGGGCGTGCTGCTGGGATGGATGGCGCTCGCAGCCGTCCCCCATGTCGAAGCGGTTGCGCAGGAGAGCCCGGTGCTGCGGGTAGGCTTGCAGGCGGGCGGTACCTTCGGTTGGGAAATGGCCGTCATGGAGCAGCTGGGGTTGGACCGGGCCAGGGGCCTCCGGCTGCAAAAGGTGCAGTTCGCCACCAAGACGGCCGCCGAGACGGGCCTTCGGGCGGGTACGGTCGACGTGCTGGTGGACGACTGGGTGGGCGTTTCCCGTATGCGAGAGCAAGGCATCCCGGTGCAGGCGGTCGACGCGTTCAGCCGGGCCGTCGGCGGGATCCTGGTGAGCGCCGGAGCCCCCATCCGTACACCGGCCGATTTGCGGGGCCGGCGCATCGGCGTGGTGAGCTTGCAGGACAAGAGCTACCTCGTGCTCCGGGCCGTGAGCGTCGCGCGCTACGGCTTCGACCCGCAAAGGGACGCCGAGGTAGTACCGGCGGCTCCTCCCTTGCTCAACCGGCTGCTGGAGCGGGGAGACCTGGACGCCATCGTGCAGTACTGGCAGTTCGTGCCGGGGATGACCGCAAGCGGGCGCTTCCGGGAGCTGGCCAGCACCGTGCAATTGATCCGCCAGATCCGGCCGGACGCGGACCTGCCGTTCTTGGTGGTGGCCGCAACGGATGATGCCATCACGTACAAGCGGGCGCAGCTGGCGGCCTTCCTCGACGCCCTACGGGAGAGCAAGCAGCGCCTCGCCTCCGACGAGACGCTCTGGGACGGGCTGTTGCAGCAGGGCGTGCTCGGGATCGACGACCCGGCGCTGATTCCGGGGCTGCGGCAGCGCTACCGGGAAGGGCTGCCGGGGCCGTGGGACGGCCGTACCGTCGACGGCCTCAGCGCGCTGACGGCGGCGCTCATCGACGTGGCAGGGGAGGACGTCGTCGGAGTGGCGGGCCTGCAACCGTCCGCCTACAACGTCACCGTGGCCAGAAGATGACCAGCCGGCTCCTCATCCGGTGAGGGACGTGGGCGAGGGCGGCGGCGGCCACGACGACCGCGGCCGCCACGCCCACCCACCGCAGGCCGGAGCTCACGTACCGGCGGACGACGTACGGCAGGTCGATGATGTCGTAGATCCAGACACTGGTGGCCGCCGCGGCGGCTGCCAGGTGGACGGCGTGGGCGACCCCGGCGGCCAGCGCCCCGAGCCCGGCCAAAGAGGCGATGGCCCGCGCTCTCCGCATGCGCCTGCTGGGGCCCCGACCCAGCCTTGCGACGACCAGCCGCATGATCGCATCGTCCTCCTGCGACTTCGCCGGCCCTGCTCACGAACGGCCCATGGCCGCCTTCCCGAGGCTATATATGCCGCTGGCCATGGCGCCATACTGGATGCCCTGGAGCACCGCCTCCCGGACCGCCCCGTCGGGAGGCTGGCCCACCACCGGGCCTGCGAAGAGGAAAGCGTTGAGGGCGTTGAGTGCGATGCTCAGCGCCAGCACCGAGAGGGGAATGACCACCTGCTTGGTCAACCGGGCGTCAAGGGCGAGGCGCAGGGCGAGCTCCTTCACGAGTTCGATGAGCACGATGACGAGGCCGATGACGATGAGGGGGTCGACCACGGCGTTCGCAGGCTCCTTTCATGGAGATAATGGTTGTGGCTCCCGGCGTCCGGGGCACGGGAGACTGGGAGAGCATTTCCACCCGTCCCCCGTCTCCCGCCTGCCGGGGGCAAGGGCGGTGCGCAGGAGGCGCGGGCGGGTGCACCAGAGAAAGCTTGGCCTGGCACCGCCGCCGGTGCCCCGAGCCATACCCATCCACGTTCTCGAGCAGGAGTGAGGGGATACGATGCCGTCAGCGACCGCTCCGGTGCAGGCCGTGTTGTTCGACCTGGATGGCACGCTCAACGGGATCGACATGGAGCGCTTCCTTCCGCTTTACTTCCGAGCGCTCGGAGAGTACGTCGGCCACTTGATAGAGCCGCAGCGCCTCGCCCGGGAGGTCTGGAAGGCAACCGAGGCCCTCCTCCAGGACGGGAGCATGGAGCTCAGCAACGCCGAAAAGTTTCGCCGCCTGTTTCTGCCAGACCAGGGAGAGCTGCGGGATCGGCTTTACCCGTGGTTTGACCGGTTTTACGCGGAGCGGTTCGGGCTTCTTCGCCAGCATGCTCCGGTGACCCCTCTCGCCCGTCAGGTCGTGACCGCCGTGCGGCAAATGGGTATGCGCGTGGCGGTGGCCACCAATCCTGTCTTTCCGATGAGCGCCATCCGCCAACGCCTGCAATGGGCCGGCCTCGGGGACGTGCCGTTCGATTGGGTGACGGCGATGGAAAACTCCCACGCCTGCAAACCCAACCTCGCGTATTTCCGGGAAATCTCCGAGCGTCTCGAGGTGCCACCGGAGCGCTGCCTGATGGTGGGCAACGATCGGGACGAGGACATGGTCGCCGCGAAGCTCGGGATGCACACCTATTGGGTGACGGACTTGCCGATCGATCGAGGGCGAGCAAGGATCGAGCCCGAAGGGCAAGGGCCGCTCGCTTCTTTCCTGGATTGGTTCCGGACCCGGCTGGCACGAGAGGCTTCCGCTTGATATGGTGGGAGTAGGGGGAGGGCGTAGGAGGTTCGTGGCCAGACAGCTAACGGCATCGGAGCTTCAAGCGCTCGTGCGCTTGCTGGGAGATGACGACGAGCGGACGGTCAAGGTCGCCCGGCAGCGCCTGATGGAGGCCGGGGAGGCGGCCGTCCGGTGGCTGGTAGCCGCGGCCAACGAGGCGGATCCCATGGTCCGGGGACGCGCCCGCCTCCTGCTCGACGACCTCCGGTTCCAGGGTCTCAAGGATCGGCTGACGCTGCTGGTGCGCCGGGGCAGCGACGAGTTCGACCTGGAAGAAGGGCTTTTCGTCGTCGCTCGCTCCCGCTACCCGGATCTCGACGAGGCGCCTTACCGCGAACGCCTGCGCGCCATGTCCGACGAGCTGGTGCGCCGCAAGGTGCCCCGCATGTCGGCGCCCGAGGCGGCAGCCGCCATCAATCGTTACCTCTTCCACGAGCTGGGCCTGCGCAGCAATGAGGCGCACTACTATGACCCCGACAACGTCTGCATCCACCAGGTGCTCGACCGGAAGGCCGGCGTGGGGCTCTCGCTGGCGGCCCTGTATTTGGTGGTCGGGCGGCGGGCCGGCTTCCAGGCGCACGCCGTCTCGCTGCCGGGGCGGATCGTGGTGAGCGTCCCGACGAGCCCGCCCTTCTGGGTCGATCCCGCCGAGAGCGGGCGGGTCCTCTCCCGCCACGATCTCGTCGCCATCGCTCGCGAGGCGGGGCACCAGTTCGAGGAGTCGATGCTGGACCCGCTCCCCGACCGTGAGCTGGTGGAGCGGATGCTGGCCCACCTGATGCGGGTGTACGCGCTCACCTCCCAAAGGGTGGCGGCGGAGCGGGCCGAGGAGCTGCTCAAGGTACTGAGCCGTGGCGCCGGCGACAAGCCCGGGGCGGCCGCCTCATCGGTATCCCGGGGGGACAGCGGCGCTTGACGGGGCCCTCGGCCTGGGGCCCGCGGACCGTGGCCGTGGGCTCCACCAACCCTGCCAAGGTGGAGGCCGTGCGCCAGGTCCTGCGGGAGCTCTTCGGCGAGCGGGTCGCCCTGGTCGGCGTGGACGTGCCGAGTGGCGTCTCGCCCCAGCCCCTGTCGTGGGACGAAACCCTGCGCGGGGCGCGTGGCCGCGCCGAGGGGGCGCTCCGGGAGGTGCCGGAAGCGACCTGGGGCGTGGGCGTGGAAGGCGGGGTCCACCTCGAGCCGGATGGGCGCGGGTGGCTCGTGACCATAGCTGCCGTGGCCGATCGCAGGGGCCGGATCTCTCACGGGGAAGGCCTGCGCCTGCTGTTGCCCGACCGGATGGTCGAGGCGCTGCGCTCCGGGCAGGAGCTCGCCCGGGTGGTCGACGCTCATTTCCCCGGCGGCGACGCGAGGGTCGAGCCCGGCGCCGTCGGTTACCTCACCAGGGGCCTCATCACCCGCACTCAACTGGTGCGCGTTGCCGTGGTCGCCGCCCTGGCGCCCCGGCTGTTCCCGGAGCTCTATCCTTCCCTGGCACCGTCCGGATCGTGAGGCACCTCCGGCGAGGTCGCGCAGGTTGACACTACGTCCACAGGGAATACAATAAGTAATCGATCGCACCACCGCTGCTGGTTACTTTCGTCTCCCTCCATCTTTGCCGCTCTGCGACGCTGCAGCGGTTCTGCTCCTCGCACACAGCCCGGTGCGTGTGCTCGTGTTCTGCACGTGAGGCCCGCTCTGCCATGCGCGGGTCTCGCCATACTGCTCGAGCCCGGCGGATTCTTCCCGGCATGGAGGTCGTCGGCGGTGCAGATCGAGTACCAGCAGGAGTACCCGGCCCCGGCTGAGGTCGTCTGGAACGTGCTGCTCGACCCGGAGATCCTGGCCCGCCACTTACCCGGTTGCAAACGGCTCGACCCGGAAGGGGACGGAGCCTACCTGGCGACCCTGGAGATCGGCCTGGGCCCGGTGAGGGGTACGTATACCGGCAAAGTGGCCGTCAAGGACCTGCGTCCTCACTCGAGCTATCGCCTTCTCGTGGAGGGGGGCGGTGGGCCCGGCCAGGTCAAGGGCGAGGGCGTCATCCAACTCGTGCCGACCGGCCACGGGAGCACGCTGTTGCGTTGCGTCGGGGACGCCACGGTCACCGGCACCCTCGCCGCGGTCGGCCAGCGGCTGCTGGGCGCGGTAGCTCGCATGATCATGGGGAACTTCTTCAGCGGGATGGGGACCGAAATCGCTGCCAGGGCGGGCGCCGCCTCTTCGGCATCGTGAAGGGCTTTTCTCCGAGCCCGGGGCCGCGGGGGAAGGGGGCGGCGAGAGTGGGCCTCGGGAACGACAGGGATACGCGCCCTTCGGGATGTCCGGTGCCATGAGAGGCGGCAGCGACGCCGGCAGGGAAGGGAGCGGCGATCACTTGAGACACAAAGTGACCATCACGGTCAACGGGGTCACCACCACGCACGAGGTAGAGCCCCGGCTCCTCCTGGTCCACTACCTCCGGGACGTCCTGGGCCTCACCGGCACCCACATCGGCTGCGATACGAGCCAGTGCGGCGCCTGCACCGTCCTGATGGACGGCAAGGCGGTCAAGTCGTGCACCGTGCTGGCCATCCAGGCCGATGGTGCCCATATCACCACCATCGAGGGGCTGGCCTCCGACGGGCAGCTCCATCCCCTCCAGGAGGCCTTCTGGGAGCATCACGGCCTGCAGTGTGGCTTTTGTACGCCCGGCATGATCATGGCGAGCGTGCAGCTCTTGCACGACCATCCGGATCCGACCGACGAGGAGATCCGCAAGGGGCTCGAGGGCAACGTGTGCCGCTGCACCGGCTATCACAACATCGTCAAGGCCGTGAAGGAAGCGGCCAGGGTCCTGCGCGAGCAGCCGGCGGCGGTCTCCGAGAAAGCCTAGGGGTAGGAGGAGGGTCGACAGCCGATGGCCACCATCTTTGGTACCGCTATCAGACGCCGGGAGGATCCCCGGCTCATCACCGGCAGGGCGACGTACACCGACGACATCCGCCTGCCGGGGATGGTGTACGCGGCCTTCTTGAGAAGCCCCCACGCCCACGCTCGCATCAAGCGGATCGATACCTCGAGGGCCCGGGCCCTTCCGGGTGTGCTCGCCGTGTTTACCGGGATGGACGTGGCGGGCAAGTTGGGCAACATCCCGACGGCCTGGCTCGTACCCAACAGCGACCTCAAGACGCCTGCCCATCCGCCCCTGGCAACGGAGAAGGTGCGGTACGTCGGCGACGGGGTGGCCATGGTGGTGGCGGAGGACCGGTACACCGCCCGTGACGCGGTGGAGCTCATCGAGGTGGAGTACGAGGTGCTCCCGGCCGTCGTCGACCAGGAGAAGGCCGTTCAGGACGGCGCTCCACAGGTCCACGACGACGTGCCCCGCAACATCGCGTTCGTGTGGCGGGCCGGAGGAGGCGATCCGGACCGGGCCATCCAGGAGGCCGAAGTGGTGGTTCGCCAGCGGATCCGCAACCACCGGCTGATCCCCAGCGCCATGGAGACCCGCGGGGCCGTGGCGCAGTTCAACCCGGCCAGCGGGGAGATGACCGTCTGGCTCACCTCGCAAAACCCGCACATCCACCGCGTGCTGATGTCGGGAGTGCTGGGCATCCCCGAGCACAAGCTGCGCATCGTGGCGCCCGAGGTGGGAGGCGGGTTCGGGAGCAAGATCCCGTTCTATCCGGACGAGGCGCTGGTCGCCTTCGCGGCCCGGCAACTCGGGCGCCCCGTGAAGTGGTCCGAGGAGCGGCGGGAAAACTACGTCGCCACCACGCACGGCCGAGACCATATCCAGGACGTGGTGCTGGCGGGCCGGCGGGACGGGACCCTCACCGCCATCAAGGTGAAGGCCCTGGCCAACCTCGGCGCGTACCTCTCGACCGCCGCTCCCGGCGTGCCGACCATCCTGTTCGGCTTGATGCTGCAGGGCGCGTACCGGATCCCCAACGTGGGCGTCGAGGTGGTCGGCGTCCTGACCAATACCACGCCGATCGACGCGTACCGGGGCGCGGGGCGGCCCGAGGCTACTTACATCATCGAGCGGATGGTGGACCTGTTCGCCCGGGAAGTGGGGATGGATCCGGCCGAGGTGCGCCGGCGCAACTTCATCCCGAGCGACGCCTTCCCCTACAACGTGCCCACCGGGCTGACGTACGACAGCGGCAACTACGCCGGCGCCTTCGACAAGGCCCTCGAGGCGGTGGACTACGAGGGCTTGCGCCGCCAACAGCAGGAGCTGCGCAAGCAAGGACGCTATCTGGGCATCGGGCTTGCGAGCTACGTAGAGATCTGCGGGCTCGGCCCCTCCCAGGTGGCGGGCGCGGTGGGCTTCCAGGGCGGATTGTGGGACAGCGCGCTGGTGCGGGTGCACCCGACGGGCAAGGTCACGGTCTACACCGGCACGTCCCCTCACGGCCAGGGCGAGGAGACCACGTTTGCCCAGATCGTCGCGCAGGAGCTCGGCATCCCGGTCGACGACATCGAAGTGGTGCACGGCGACACCGGCTCCATCTCCATGGGCTGGGGCACCTACGGCAGCCGTACCACGCCCGTCGGGGGCAGCGCGGTGGCCCTGGCGGCCCGGCGCGTCGTGGAGAAGGCCCGGAAGGTGGCAGCCCACCTGCTCGAGGCGGCCGAGCAGGACATCGTCTTCGAAGACGGTCGCTTCTACGTCAAGGGCTCGGCGGATCGGTCCCGCAGCTTCCAGGAGGTGGCGCTCCAGGCTTATCTGGCGTGGAACCTGCCGCCCGACATCGAGCCGTCCCTGGAAGCCAGTGCCTTTTACGACCCCGCCAACTTCGTCTACCCGTTCGGCACCCACGTGGCGGTCGTGGAGGTGGACGCGGCGACGGGACGGGTAAAGCTCCTGCGCTATATGGCCGTCGACGACTGCGGCAGGGTCATCAACCCCATGATCGTGGACGGCCAGGTGCATGGCGGCGTGGTGCAGGGCATCGGCCAGGCCCTGTGGGAAGAGGCCGTCTACGACGAGAACGGTCAGCTCTTGACCGGATCGATGCTCGACTACGCCTTGCCCCGGGCGCACATGGTGCTGCCCATCGAAACGGACCGGACCGAGACGCCTGCCCCGCAAAACCCGCTCGGCGTCAAGGGAGTGGGGGAGACGGGCACCATCGCGGCCACGCCGGCCGTGGTCAACGCGGTGCTCGACGCGCTGCAGCCGCTGGGCGTCCGTTATCTCGACATGCCGTTGATCCCGCAGAAGATCTGGGCGGCCATTCACCGCCAGTAGAGGAGGTGGCGTGGTGTACCCTGCCGCTGTGGATTACCGGAGAGCGTCGACGCTCGAAGAGGCGCTGGCCATTCTGGCTGCAGACGGCAGCCGGGCCAAGGTCCTGGCCGGGGGCCACAGCCTCCTGCCCATGATGAAGCTCCGGCTGTCCAACCCCGGGTTGCTGGTGGACATCGGTCGCTTGCCCGAGCTGCGCGGCATCCGCCGGGAAGGCGACCGTCTCGTGATCGGAGCGCTCACGACGCATCACGAGGTGGAGACCTCGCCGCTGGTGCGGGAGGCGTGCCCCGTGCTGGCCGAGGCGGCCGCCGAAGTGGGCGACATGCAGGTGCGCAACCGGGGCACCGTGGGCGGTAACCTGGCCCACGCCGACCCGGCCTCGGACCTGCCTGCGGTGGCCGTGGCGCTCGATGCCGAGCTGGTCATCGCAGGAGCCGGCGGCCGCCGCCGAACGGCCGCCATCGGCGACTTCATCCTGGGGCCGCTGGTGACGGCGCTGGGCGCCGACGAACTGCTGGTCGAGCTTCGCGTCCCGGTGCTGGCGGGGCGGACGGGCTCGGCCTACGTCAAGCACCCGCACCCGGCCTCGGGCTACGCCGTCGTGGGGGTGGCCGCGGTGCTCACGCTGGGCCCCGACGGCACCTGCCAGTCGGCCCGGGTCGGCATCACGGGCGTGAGCGACCGCGCCTACCGGGCGTCGGGCGTGGAACAGGTGATCGTGGGGCGCCCACTTGACGACGCGACCCTGCGGGACGCCGCGGCGAAGGCGGCTGACGGGGTCACCGTCAACAGCGACCTGTACGCTTCGGACGCGTACCGGGCGCACCTGTCGCGCGTTTACGCGGAGCGGGCCCTGAGGCTGGCGGCACAGCGGGCCCGGGCCGCTTCGTGAGCGGGGAGACCGAGCCGCAGGGAGTATCCCCCCTGCGGCTCGACTCCATCGAGGCGGTGCTGCAGGCGCTGCAAGGGGTGGGATACATCGCCGACCGGGCGCTGGCGACGGTCATCTTCCTCGCGCTCCGGATGGGGCGCCCGTTGTTCCTGGAAGGAGAGGCCGGGGTCGGCAAGACGGAGGTAGCCAAGGCCGTCGCGGCCTTGCTGCGCCGGGACCTGGTGCGACTGCAATGCTATGAGGGCCTCGACGTTCACAGCGCGGTCTACGAGTGGAACTACCCCCGCCAGCTCCTGCGCATCCGCCTGTTGGAGGCCAGAGGGACCGAGGCGAGCGACGCCCGTGCCGCGGAACAGCAACTCTTCTCCCGGGAGTTCCTGGTGCAGCGGCCGCTGCTCCGGGCCATCGATCCGCCGGGCGGCCGCGCCCCGGTGCTGCTCGTCGACGAGGTGGACCGGGCGGACGAAGAGTTCGAAGCCTTCTTGCTGGAGATCCTGGCCGAGTACCAGGTGACCATCCCGGAGATCGGCACCATCCGGGCGAAGGAGCCGCCTTTCGTGATCCTGACCTCCAACCGCACCCGGGAGGTCCACGATGCGCTCAAGCGCCGGTGCATCTACCATTGGATCGATTTCCCGACGGCGGAGCGGGAGTACCGGATCGTGACCGCCCGGGTGCCGGGCATCGACGAGCGCCTGGCGCGGGAGGTGTGCGCCGTGGTGCAGCGCCTGCGCGCCATGGACCTCTACAAGTTGCCCGGCATCGCCGAGACCATCGACTGGGCGGCGGCGATGGTGGCGCTCGGGCGCCGCGAGATCGACCCTGAAAGCCTCGACCAGACGCTGGGGTGCCTCGTCAAGTACCGGGACGACCTGGAACAGGTCCGGCGCTCGGGCTTGCGCGAACTCGTGAGCGAGGTGAAAGCGCCTGCTGCCCGGTGACGAGCTCCTCCCCGAGTCGGTGGCCCACTTCGGGCCCAACGTGGTGCGGTGGATCCGGGCGCTGCGCCGCCTCGGCATCCAGGCCGGCACCGGCCAGGTGATCCGCGCCCTTCAGGCGGTGGAGGCAGCCGGTCTCTGCTCCCGGGGTGACGTCTACGTCGCCCTTCGAAGCCAGATCGTCACCCGCGTCGAACAGATTCCCCTCTTCGACGCGGCCTTCACCCTGCTGTGGCGAACGGCCCGGGGCCTTCCCCCGCCCGGCGACCCGGCGTACGAGACGCTCCACGCCCACGTCGAACGCCTGCGCAGGCGCCGGCAACTCGAGGAGGCGGCCCGGCGGGTGCCCTGGGCCGTGCGGCTCGAGCCCCAGGGCGAAGGGTGGGTCGCCCGCGACGGGGAGGCGGTGGACCTGGTGCGCACCACCGGGTACAGCCCCGAGGAGGTGTGGCGGCGGCGGCCGCTGGGAGAGCTGACACCCTTCGAGCGAGGGGAGTTACGGCAATTCGTCCAGAGGCTCGTGCGCCGCCCCAGCAGGCGGAGCCGCCGCTGGTGGAGCCGCCCCGAGGGGCCGCTCTGGGACATGCGAGCGACCGCCCGGCGGGCGCTGGCCGCGGGCGGCGAGTTGGTCACGCTCTCCTTCCTGCGGCGACGCCGCCGAGCGGTACCCCTGGTCGTGCTGTGCGACGTGAGCGGCTCCATGGAAAGCCTCGTCCGCCCCCTGGTGGCCGCCCTGCACGGGCTCACGCGCCGGTGGGGCGACGTGGAGAGCTTCGTGTTCGGGACACGGCTCACCCGCATCACCCCGGCGCTGCGCCGCCACCAGGTGGACCGCGCCCTCGACGACGTGTCAGGGCGCGTGCTCGACTGGGCCGGCGGCACCCGGATCGGGGAGAGCCTGGCCGCCTTCAACCGGGCTTTCGCACGGCGGGCGCTGCGGCGGGGGGCGGTGGTGTTGATCGTTTCCGACGGATGGGACAAGGGGGATCCGAAACAGCTGGCCCAAGAGATGAGCCGCTTACAGCGCCAGGCGCGGCGCGTCGT is from Limnochorda sp. L945t and encodes:
- a CDS encoding ABC transporter permease, with product MAITPSSTGSVSRGVPVPGGHPGTLPALAHGMLADARRRDALLATLGLVALLTLWEWAARQAGPALIPSPRTVAVRLWRETTAGPLLYHLEATTLRVLSATILGLVAGGAAGLWMGLSRRADAFFGPWLVTALAIPRLLIIVVAYLTVGLDETAAVLATAASVAPGVAAAMREAARALDRKLLDMATVFPVPRMARWRYVLLPQVMPYLAGSARVAVGLAFKMVLFAELLGRPSGVGYQIHFYFQMFNMQAILAYGVATVAVAQAAESLMRAAERRVFRWRPPAP
- a CDS encoding ABC transporter substrate-binding protein; amino-acid sequence: MRGASVVSARRAGRMVVGVLLGWMALAAVPHVEAVAQESPVLRVGLQAGGTFGWEMAVMEQLGLDRARGLRLQKVQFATKTAAETGLRAGTVDVLVDDWVGVSRMREQGIPVQAVDAFSRAVGGILVSAGAPIRTPADLRGRRIGVVSLQDKSYLVLRAVSVARYGFDPQRDAEVVPAAPPLLNRLLERGDLDAIVQYWQFVPGMTASGRFRELASTVQLIRQIRPDADLPFLVVAATDDAITYKRAQLAAFLDALRESKQRLASDETLWDGLLQQGVLGIDDPALIPGLRQRYREGLPGPWDGRTVDGLSALTAALIDVAGEDVVGVAGLQPSAYNVTVARR
- a CDS encoding HAD family hydrolase; the encoded protein is MPSATAPVQAVLFDLDGTLNGIDMERFLPLYFRALGEYVGHLIEPQRLAREVWKATEALLQDGSMELSNAEKFRRLFLPDQGELRDRLYPWFDRFYAERFGLLRQHAPVTPLARQVVTAVRQMGMRVAVATNPVFPMSAIRQRLQWAGLGDVPFDWVTAMENSHACKPNLAYFREISERLEVPPERCLMVGNDRDEDMVAAKLGMHTYWVTDLPIDRGRARIEPEGQGPLASFLDWFRTRLAREASA
- a CDS encoding transglutaminase-like domain-containing protein, which translates into the protein MARQLTASELQALVRLLGDDDERTVKVARQRLMEAGEAAVRWLVAAANEADPMVRGRARLLLDDLRFQGLKDRLTLLVRRGSDEFDLEEGLFVVARSRYPDLDEAPYRERLRAMSDELVRRKVPRMSAPEAAAAINRYLFHELGLRSNEAHYYDPDNVCIHQVLDRKAGVGLSLAALYLVVGRRAGFQAHAVSLPGRIVVSVPTSPPFWVDPAESGRVLSRHDLVAIAREAGHQFEESMLDPLPDRELVERMLAHLMRVYALTSQRVAAERAEELLKVLSRGAGDKPGAAASSVSRGDSGA
- the yjjX gene encoding inosine/xanthosine triphosphatase yields the protein MTGPSAWGPRTVAVGSTNPAKVEAVRQVLRELFGERVALVGVDVPSGVSPQPLSWDETLRGARGRAEGALREVPEATWGVGVEGGVHLEPDGRGWLVTIAAVADRRGRISHGEGLRLLLPDRMVEALRSGQELARVVDAHFPGGDARVEPGAVGYLTRGLITRTQLVRVAVVAALAPRLFPELYPSLAPSGS
- a CDS encoding CoxG family protein, with product MQIEYQQEYPAPAEVVWNVLLDPEILARHLPGCKRLDPEGDGAYLATLEIGLGPVRGTYTGKVAVKDLRPHSSYRLLVEGGGGPGQVKGEGVIQLVPTGHGSTLLRCVGDATVTGTLAAVGQRLLGAVARMIMGNFFSGMGTEIAARAGAASSAS
- a CDS encoding (2Fe-2S)-binding protein, whose amino-acid sequence is MRGGSDAGREGSGDHLRHKVTITVNGVTTTHEVEPRLLLVHYLRDVLGLTGTHIGCDTSQCGACTVLMDGKAVKSCTVLAIQADGAHITTIEGLASDGQLHPLQEAFWEHHGLQCGFCTPGMIMASVQLLHDHPDPTDEEIRKGLEGNVCRCTGYHNIVKAVKEAARVLREQPAAVSEKA
- the cutA gene encoding glyceraldehyde dehydrogenase subunit alpha, producing the protein MATIFGTAIRRREDPRLITGRATYTDDIRLPGMVYAAFLRSPHAHARIKRIDTSRARALPGVLAVFTGMDVAGKLGNIPTAWLVPNSDLKTPAHPPLATEKVRYVGDGVAMVVAEDRYTARDAVELIEVEYEVLPAVVDQEKAVQDGAPQVHDDVPRNIAFVWRAGGGDPDRAIQEAEVVVRQRIRNHRLIPSAMETRGAVAQFNPASGEMTVWLTSQNPHIHRVLMSGVLGIPEHKLRIVAPEVGGGFGSKIPFYPDEALVAFAARQLGRPVKWSEERRENYVATTHGRDHIQDVVLAGRRDGTLTAIKVKALANLGAYLSTAAPGVPTILFGLMLQGAYRIPNVGVEVVGVLTNTTPIDAYRGAGRPEATYIIERMVDLFAREVGMDPAEVRRRNFIPSDAFPYNVPTGLTYDSGNYAGAFDKALEAVDYEGLRRQQQELRKQGRYLGIGLASYVEICGLGPSQVAGAVGFQGGLWDSALVRVHPTGKVTVYTGTSPHGQGEETTFAQIVAQELGIPVDDIEVVHGDTGSISMGWGTYGSRTTPVGGSAVALAARRVVEKARKVAAHLLEAAEQDIVFEDGRFYVKGSADRSRSFQEVALQAYLAWNLPPDIEPSLEASAFYDPANFVYPFGTHVAVVEVDAATGRVKLLRYMAVDDCGRVINPMIVDGQVHGGVVQGIGQALWEEAVYDENGQLLTGSMLDYALPRAHMVLPIETDRTETPAPQNPLGVKGVGETGTIAATPAVVNAVLDALQPLGVRYLDMPLIPQKIWAAIHRQ
- a CDS encoding FAD binding domain-containing protein: MYPAAVDYRRASTLEEALAILAADGSRAKVLAGGHSLLPMMKLRLSNPGLLVDIGRLPELRGIRREGDRLVIGALTTHHEVETSPLVREACPVLAEAAAEVGDMQVRNRGTVGGNLAHADPASDLPAVAVALDAELVIAGAGGRRRTAAIGDFILGPLVTALGADELLVELRVPVLAGRTGSAYVKHPHPASGYAVVGVAAVLTLGPDGTCQSARVGITGVSDRAYRASGVEQVIVGRPLDDATLRDAAAKAADGVTVNSDLYASDAYRAHLSRVYAERALRLAAQRARAAS
- a CDS encoding AAA family ATPase gives rise to the protein MSGETEPQGVSPLRLDSIEAVLQALQGVGYIADRALATVIFLALRMGRPLFLEGEAGVGKTEVAKAVAALLRRDLVRLQCYEGLDVHSAVYEWNYPRQLLRIRLLEARGTEASDARAAEQQLFSREFLVQRPLLRAIDPPGGRAPVLLVDEVDRADEEFEAFLLEILAEYQVTIPEIGTIRAKEPPFVILTSNRTREVHDALKRRCIYHWIDFPTAEREYRIVTARVPGIDERLAREVCAVVQRLRAMDLYKLPGIAETIDWAAAMVALGRREIDPESLDQTLGCLVKYRDDLEQVRRSGLRELVSEVKAPAAR
- a CDS encoding vWA domain-containing protein, with protein sequence MAHFGPNVVRWIRALRRLGIQAGTGQVIRALQAVEAAGLCSRGDVYVALRSQIVTRVEQIPLFDAAFTLLWRTARGLPPPGDPAYETLHAHVERLRRRRQLEEAARRVPWAVRLEPQGEGWVARDGEAVDLVRTTGYSPEEVWRRRPLGELTPFERGELRQFVQRLVRRPSRRSRRWWSRPEGPLWDMRATARRALAAGGELVTLSFLRRRRRAVPLVVLCDVSGSMESLVRPLVAALHGLTRRWGDVESFVFGTRLTRITPALRRHQVDRALDDVSGRVLDWAGGTRIGESLAAFNRAFARRALRRGAVVLIVSDGWDKGDPKQLAQEMSRLQRQARRVVWINPMLQALPDRPEGLPAGMQAVLAYVDEVAVGRVVEAPGALAAYLNGLEWRRPVRPHRPEPERSNGWTNTSTTPLHPVPRPQSSSSSDVMS